A genomic region of Kribbella sp. NBC_00382 contains the following coding sequences:
- a CDS encoding LysR family transcriptional regulator → MDSRQLEYFVAVAEELSFTRAAQRLFTVQSTVSAAIRALETDLKTTLFDRSTRRVTLSDTGEALLPEAKAALEALDRARAVVEEASTGLRGSVRIGTMTRLGLVDLASLLGEFYQRYPLVDVQVTTSPTGSSGLADDVRHGRLDVALVGLGAAEMTGLEPRELATVRFVVLVPSSHRLAGGGEVRLAELAGERFVDMLRGFGNRTTVDRAFDAAGIPRRVQVEVPDLTTVPDYVRAGLGVAVVPEMDLEETAGVIRLRLADAELTWTLSAITLSGKRPSRAVTALLALLIHHQRDVSLP, encoded by the coding sequence GTGGACAGCAGACAGCTCGAGTACTTCGTCGCCGTGGCCGAGGAATTGAGCTTCACCCGGGCGGCGCAGCGGCTCTTCACCGTCCAGTCGACCGTCTCGGCCGCGATCCGCGCGCTGGAGACGGACCTGAAGACGACGCTGTTCGACCGGTCGACCCGGCGGGTGACGCTGTCGGATACCGGCGAGGCGCTGTTGCCTGAGGCGAAGGCCGCCCTGGAGGCGTTGGACCGGGCGCGCGCCGTGGTCGAGGAGGCGTCGACCGGGCTGCGTGGAAGTGTGCGGATCGGGACGATGACGAGGCTCGGGCTGGTCGATCTGGCCTCCTTGCTCGGTGAGTTCTATCAGCGGTATCCCCTGGTCGACGTCCAGGTGACGACTTCGCCGACCGGGTCGAGCGGGCTGGCTGATGACGTACGGCACGGGCGGCTCGATGTGGCCCTGGTCGGGTTGGGCGCGGCGGAGATGACGGGGCTGGAGCCTCGCGAGCTGGCGACGGTGCGGTTCGTAGTACTGGTGCCTTCGTCGCATCGGCTGGCTGGGGGTGGTGAGGTCCGGTTGGCGGAGCTGGCGGGTGAGCGGTTTGTGGACATGCTGCGGGGGTTCGGGAATCGGACGACGGTGGATCGGGCTTTCGACGCCGCCGGCATTCCTCGGCGGGTCCAGGTGGAGGTACCGGATCTGACCACTGTGCCGGATTACGTGCGGGCTGGGTTGGGGGTTGCCGTCGTACCGGAGATGGATCTGGAGGAGACGGCGGGCGTGATCCGGCTGCGGTTGGCGGACGCGGAGCTGACCTGGACGCTGTCGGCGATCACCTTGAGCGGCAAGCGTCCGAGCCGTGCGGTGACGGCCCTTCTGGCTTTGTTGATACATCACCAACGCGACGTATCCTTGCCGTAG
- a CDS encoding ABC transporter ATP-binding protein, whose amino-acid sequence MATVSFKGATRVYPGTEIAAVDRLDLDIQDGEFVVLVGPSGSGKSTALRMLAGLEEVNEGSIYIGDRDVTNSPPKDRDIAMVFQNYALYPHMSVADNMGFALKMQGIHKEERAKRVAEAAKLLGLEEYLDRKPKALSGGQRQRVAMGRAIVRDPQVFLMDEPLSNLDAKLRVQTRTQIAELQHRLGVTTVYVTHDQIEAMTMGDRVAVLKDGQLQQVDTPLNLYDTPKNLFVAGFIGSPAMNLIEAEIVDGGAKIGDYLVPIARDLLAKAGDDKTIMLGIRPESFHLADEGLAVKVSVVEELGSDAYLYGSAVHTDDQQIIARVGTRLHSDKGAIVHLAPQPEKLHLFSTSTELRITA is encoded by the coding sequence ATGGCAACTGTGTCGTTCAAGGGAGCGACCCGGGTCTATCCGGGCACCGAGATCGCGGCCGTCGACCGGCTCGACCTGGACATCCAGGACGGCGAGTTCGTCGTACTGGTCGGGCCGTCCGGCTCCGGTAAGTCGACCGCGCTCCGGATGCTCGCGGGCCTCGAAGAGGTCAACGAGGGCTCCATCTACATCGGCGACCGCGACGTCACCAACAGCCCGCCGAAGGACCGGGACATCGCGATGGTGTTCCAGAACTACGCGCTCTACCCGCATATGTCGGTTGCCGACAACATGGGGTTCGCGCTGAAGATGCAGGGCATCCACAAGGAGGAGCGGGCGAAGCGGGTCGCCGAGGCGGCCAAGCTGCTCGGCCTCGAGGAGTACCTCGACCGCAAGCCGAAGGCACTGTCCGGTGGCCAGCGCCAGCGGGTCGCGATGGGTCGCGCGATCGTGCGTGACCCCCAGGTGTTCCTGATGGACGAGCCGTTGTCGAACCTCGACGCCAAGCTCCGCGTGCAGACCCGTACCCAGATCGCCGAACTGCAGCACCGACTGGGCGTCACCACGGTCTACGTCACGCACGACCAGATCGAGGCGATGACGATGGGCGACCGGGTGGCGGTCCTGAAGGACGGTCAGCTCCAGCAGGTCGACACTCCGCTGAACCTGTACGACACCCCGAAGAACCTCTTCGTCGCGGGCTTCATCGGCTCTCCGGCGATGAACCTGATCGAGGCCGAGATCGTCGACGGCGGCGCGAAGATCGGCGACTACCTGGTACCGATCGCCCGCGACCTGCTCGCCAAGGCCGGCGACGACAAGACGATCATGCTCGGCATCCGCCCGGAGTCGTTCCACCTGGCCGACGAGGGGCTGGCCGTGAAGGTCTCAGTGGTCGAGGAACTCGGCTCCGACGCCTACCTGTACGGCAGCGCGGTCCACACCGACGACCAGCAGATCATCGCCCGCGTCGGCACCCGCCTGCACAGCGACAAGGGCGCCATCGTCCACCTCGCCCCGCAGCCGGAGAAGCTCCACCTCTTCTCCACATCCACCGAACTCCGCATCACCGCTTGA
- a CDS encoding protein-tyrosine phosphatase family protein: MGMWEEGGAGVMRLPSGRLVRGRGLRDGVPGGALPEYGVYLLGKQPPEVEWESRWVRWPDFRLPADDRDARDALVGVLARAGDERVEVACEGGRGRTGTALACLAVLDGVSPADAVAYVRANYHAKAVETLWQKRYVRRFRAASDS, from the coding sequence ATGGGGATGTGGGAGGAGGGCGGGGCCGGGGTGATGCGGTTGCCGTCCGGGCGGTTGGTGCGCGGGCGTGGGCTGCGCGACGGGGTACCTGGCGGGGCGCTGCCGGAGTACGGGGTGTATTTGCTGGGGAAGCAGCCGCCTGAGGTCGAGTGGGAGTCTCGATGGGTGCGGTGGCCGGACTTCAGGTTGCCTGCTGACGACCGCGATGCGCGGGACGCGTTGGTGGGGGTGCTGGCGAGGGCAGGCGACGAGCGGGTCGAGGTTGCCTGCGAAGGCGGGCGCGGACGAACCGGTACTGCGCTGGCCTGCTTGGCGGTGCTCGATGGGGTCTCGCCGGCCGATGCCGTGGCCTATGTGCGGGCGAACTATCACGCCAAGGCGGTGGAAACCCTTTGGCAGAAGCGTTATGTCAGGCGTTTCCGGGCGGCGAGTGACTCTTGA
- a CDS encoding TetR/AcrR family transcriptional regulator: MDEVAPEKAGYRRSAGSARGEARRRELLERVTDEVGANGLVDFSLRRAARAAGTTHKVLLYYFDGPEDLLTQAVLQLRERRIDRSLVAAGMAGSTLADRVRAMWPVLVGDESWVLDQAIGLAMYDSVRYAELARTASVRYLPALISICPDHWPDARKHEVSEFILAVLRGFLIEWRTSGDGPGIESGFAALSRALDHEEAAS, translated from the coding sequence ATGGATGAGGTTGCTCCGGAGAAGGCGGGTTATCGGCGCTCGGCCGGGTCGGCGCGTGGTGAGGCGCGGCGGCGCGAACTGCTAGAGCGCGTCACCGACGAGGTCGGGGCCAACGGGCTGGTGGACTTCTCGCTCCGGCGGGCCGCCCGGGCCGCCGGTACTACGCACAAGGTGCTGCTCTACTACTTCGACGGGCCCGAGGACTTGCTCACCCAGGCCGTGCTCCAACTGCGCGAACGGCGGATCGACCGCAGCCTGGTCGCCGCGGGCATGGCCGGCTCGACGCTGGCCGACCGGGTCCGGGCGATGTGGCCGGTCCTCGTCGGGGACGAGTCGTGGGTACTGGACCAGGCGATCGGTCTGGCGATGTACGACTCCGTCCGGTACGCCGAACTCGCCCGGACCGCATCGGTGCGCTACCTGCCCGCGCTGATCTCGATCTGCCCGGATCACTGGCCGGACGCGCGTAAGCACGAGGTGTCCGAGTTCATCCTGGCCGTGCTGCGTGGATTCCTGATCGAGTGGCGGACGAGTGGCGACGGCCCCGGGATCGAGTCCGGCTTCGCCGCGTTGAGCCGCGCGCTCGACCACGAGGAGGCCGCCTCCTAA
- a CDS encoding alpha/beta hydrolase — translation MERESVRFFSGDAECVAWYYPGSNGGCVVMAGGFGVTKEPGTDLFAERFQRAGFGVLAFDYRRFGESGGGPRQVARVGEQLADWQAAISYAAERPGVEKVAIWSFSLSGGYIFPIAARNPQLAAAIAQTPNADGPAASRNAAQHQKPLAMLRFAGRAVLDAIGSLVGRPPLLVPLVGLPGTVALLTTPDSLQTNEALNPGNKYSEWIQAVAARSALRITMYRPGRAASRVKVPLLVVVADQDQTALAQPSVDAATQAPGAELLRVPGGHYAPFLEEHEVVVEAEITFLTKHLVAQSADPSRR, via the coding sequence ATGGAACGCGAGTCAGTGCGGTTCTTCAGCGGGGACGCGGAGTGTGTTGCCTGGTACTACCCGGGGAGCAACGGCGGATGTGTGGTGATGGCCGGTGGCTTCGGGGTGACGAAGGAACCGGGGACGGATCTGTTCGCCGAGCGATTCCAGCGCGCCGGCTTCGGCGTACTGGCCTTCGACTACCGGCGGTTCGGGGAGAGTGGTGGCGGGCCGCGGCAGGTCGCGCGGGTCGGTGAGCAGTTGGCCGACTGGCAGGCTGCGATCTCGTACGCTGCTGAGCGGCCGGGCGTGGAGAAGGTCGCGATCTGGTCGTTCTCGTTGTCGGGCGGCTACATCTTCCCGATCGCCGCGCGGAATCCGCAGTTGGCCGCGGCGATCGCGCAGACACCCAACGCGGACGGGCCTGCTGCCTCTCGCAACGCGGCCCAGCATCAGAAGCCGTTGGCGATGCTGCGGTTCGCCGGACGTGCGGTGCTGGACGCCATCGGCAGTCTGGTCGGGCGGCCGCCGCTGCTCGTTCCGTTGGTCGGGTTGCCCGGCACTGTCGCGTTGCTGACGACGCCGGACTCGCTGCAGACGAACGAAGCACTTAACCCGGGCAACAAATACAGCGAGTGGATCCAGGCAGTCGCCGCGCGGTCAGCCCTGCGAATCACCATGTATCGCCCCGGCCGAGCTGCCTCGCGGGTGAAGGTACCGCTGCTCGTCGTTGTCGCCGACCAAGATCAGACGGCGCTGGCCCAACCTTCTGTCGACGCTGCGACCCAAGCACCTGGCGCAGAGCTGTTGAGAGTGCCCGGCGGGCACTATGCGCCCTTCCTCG